The Drosophila sulfurigaster albostrigata strain 15112-1811.04 chromosome 3, ASM2355843v2, whole genome shotgun sequence genomic sequence CCTCTTTACAGGAATCACAGTAGTTGGCCGCACAGGCGATAGAGATGTGTGGCTTGACAATGTCGCCACAGCCGACGTCGCGTTTATGCACCTGCTCCGTGTTGCAAGCCGAATGCGCCGTACGCTGCTTTGGCTTAGCCACCACTTCTGGTGCCGGTTCCGGTTCAGTATTGCTGCCCGTGTGGCGCGTTTGTGGACGTGACAACGGCGCCATCAACTGCTCCGCCTTAATCGTGCTTCGCGTCAGACGCTGCAGTCCCTTGGTGTCCGTTTGCCGGCTGCTTGTGTCCACGCCACACTGCGTGGCAACCTGCTGATGCTCCGGAGTCACCTGGGCTCCCGTAGAGCGCACTGTTGTGGTTATCGTTTGACTGGCAGCTGTGTGCACTGTGGCCATCGCTGTCTGGCAGCCAACAGCCTTGCGCTGAATAGCGAGCTGCTCGTGCTCGCCCAGACTGAAGGTATTGCTGCGTCCTGGCAACTGTGGCACTGGCTTTGGCTTCTCCATGGGCTCGTCGGTGCCGCTGCCAACGCTGCGCTTGACCACCGCACACTTCTCGCAGAGCACATCGTTGATCCGATGCTCGGAACTGCCTACGCTGCGCACATCCGGCTTGCAACTGGTGAAGTTCTCCCGTGTCTGCGGCTTGGCTGAAATTCCCACATTGTGCTTGAGCACCGCACGCTGTGGCACTGTCTGCACGCCCGTGTCCCTCTGATCCCGCTGTGGCACATACATCTGTGTGCCCACCGAGATCAGCTgacgcagtcgctgctgctgggcgTCCCCGAGAGCTCGCTCAATCTTTTGCTTTAGCTCCAGCTGGGAGTAGATGGCTTCCGCTTGCTGGGTGCCCACATGGCGAGTGGCCAACTGCACGCCAACTGCAACATCTCGTGTGGCAATCACCTTGCTGGCCGCCTGTGTGGCAACATCGCGTCGTATAATGCTGGGCGAGACGGAATTGCTGCGCATGCGTGCGCCCAGACTCTCCAGGGAGACGGGACTGATCCGTTGCGGCGTAAACTGCACCGGAGAGGCATTCTTGATACCCGGACTCGGTGGCGAAGGCGTCTGTCGTTGTCCTCGCAGCAAATCCTCGTTGCGACGCAGCAAGCGCTGCTTCTCCGCACGCAACGAATTGAGTTCCAGCTAAAATTGAGAACAAAAGTTTACCCAGATCTTAATACACTTTGAATAGACAGACTCACCTCCATGTCGGGTATGATCTTGACCTGCTCCTCCAAGTCCTTAAGCCGCTTGAGGCTCAGAGCCATCTGCTCGCGTATCTGGCACAGAGCTTGTGCATCCGCCGTCGTCTGTCCCGCCTCGGAGCTGACTGGCGACTGCAGCGGACTTCCATTCGCCTGCTCCGCCTTGGGAGTTGCGGTCAAGTGATGGCGTCGTGGAGGTGGCGGAGGTGGCGTGGCCTTCGCCTGATGCTGCTCCAGCTGTTCCACTGGCGACTTGGCATTGGCTGCCACCGTGGCCTGCACATAGCTCTCGTACTGCACCTCGGCGGGACTCGGACGCTGCTGCAACGGAAGCGTATTGGAGCGCTGAAAGAGACGCGGCGTGCTCGACCGCGGCGAGCGATTGCCCGCCATGCAGGagtctaaaaaataaatggaaaataatacaaattaatatagaaaatatgaatttatttgagGGTCTTCACTTGGTTACTTGCTCTGTCAATTGCCTTGctcaaaactatttttatttgcagacTTGCCATAAGCTCGTGCATTTGCCTACTGAAGCTCCAACAGCTCGAagcattttgatttgatttcttttgttggtgataaaaaatatgataGTAGTATATATACGATACGCTATCTAACTATTAGCCGAAAACTGTGTCACACTGCGCATAATTTGCGAGCCAAACAAAAACTGTGAAGCgtagaaaaaatgaaaatacgaCAAAGGCAAAACTGAAATactacacaacaaaaaaaaaataacaaaatagaaTTGCCTCCGTCCTTTTGTTGTGCCCTCTGCATGGCGTCGACTGTAGATAAGCCGGCGACGTCGACTGGCGACGAcgctgttattattattcaatattgaTTTTGCCTACATTACATACTCATAATATATAGcactcatttatttatacgaatttatttatatgtgcgCGTTGGGGCAACGGCATTACCCACATGATATCAACTGAAGAGCGCACATTGTAACAGCTATCTATCTGACCATGAATAGCACAAAAGTGCAGCACATGTTCAATGGCGTTATAAATTATCTAGTTTTCTAATCCTATAATAGACACCTTGAAAATACAATAGAGAAAAATAcaggaaaattaaaaaaataatacctaTCACAAATGTCAACTAGAAAATATctaatttctatattaaagGTCTTGAAATACATTATATAGAAACGAACAAATAATTggataaaacaataaaaaaaaatattaaaagacagCAGTTAATCTTTCAATAAATAAGATTTCCTAAAATTTGCTAGAAATTCtctaatttttaaacaatataaatttaatattaaaaaatattaatgcgTAAGACAAATTTCGACTATTTGCCTTAAGaatacaataaagaaaaatgcaagCTTTATAGTTAAAAGAATGCTTATCACAAATGCAAGCTAATTTCATTATAAGAAATTATCAAGTTTAAAAGACTTGAAAAtgcaatatattaaaaaacaaaatttaattaaatcaagtaAGAACCACAAAAATACGAAAGTATACCTATCAAGCTATAACTGGTATAAAGATATACTACTAAATATTCCATAgattaaaaaagcaaataatataataatgcgcattacaaacatttgaaaaaagTTACTCTTGAAGGTCAACtactcattttaattaaatcatcGAATTTACTACAGCGTTgacaatacaatatatataaaacatacagAACTTATAATTTCTCTTTAAATTTTGTAGAAATTATCTAGTTTTCTATTCATATGATAAAAGGAAGACATTTGAAAAATGCTTAATATGAACATTAAAAGGTTATCTTCTTTGAATGACAAatataaagcaatttaaaagttcataaatacatataagtGTCACACATTTAatgtcttttcttttctttgaaGTTCTCTAGTTttctaattcaattttagATATCTTGAAATGCCATAAAAACACAGTttttataattgcaaaatatagtGTAATACGTATTACAAATGTTTGACATATGTTACACATTAAAAGGTCAACTACTCTctttgcatttgttatttaatcACGTATACGCACGATCTGCTTTTACAGTTGATATTAAACGTTGCGCTAATAAAATCACGTATACGCACAATTATCGCAAGCAGTGTGCACTGAGTGTTGTTACTCATCGCCTATGCCGGCTGCCaagattattttgttgttttttgtagcattattttgtttctttacaCTTTGTCTCTGATGCTGCTCCATTTGCTGTTATTACTTAATTTCTATGTAAACCAACTGTGCACTGAACTGTCGACgaacgaaattaaataaaaactaaaagaaacggcaaatgaaaaaagcaaaagatttctattttgtatttcttttgttgtgtgtgtgcttgcggCGGTGCCAAGTTGGCTGAGCTGTTGAAAAGATGGTCAAGGCAAAGCAGGCAAAAaagagcagaagcagaaaagCTGAAAAGCAGAAGAGCACGAATAGCAAAGTCGCGTGTTTGGTAGCATTGACCGGCACAAAAGTCTCAACTATAATTAATCAGTTTTTATGAGCTAGAAAAttagcaaaatgaaaattgaatacagTTAGTAGCTAGCTAGCTGGTGCTTTAGCTGATGATGAACCTACAATCATGCCACCAGCTTTTTGGTGGACTTTGCCGCGATTCCGCTTTCATTTTGATCTTCCTCGATGTGGTCGACTCCTTGTGGCGTCGCAGCGGCAAAGTATCGTTGGATGTGGCAAACATGGTTGCAAAcgattttgttattgatttttagTTAGATAATTGCACAATTCAGcatcattattgttattagcaATAGCGTAATCAGCGTTCAAGGCGGTAGACATTGCACTTTAGTAAAGccagaaaaaaatattaataataatgatatttttgccttttattgttgtgttaATTAAGGCATTTTCTATGTGagtaataaacaatatttaattgatttgatttgttagacaatcacaataaaaaaaacgtcACGTCAGCGTCACGCGTTATCATTTACAGTGCTGCACAAAATTACTCGGGCACAAACTCACTCAGCATGAACTCTTGTTTGATTCTCTTTAAGGCCGTAAAGACTGGCATTGAGAAcgcatatataatattattcatagattcggtatatttattctttttctatatagtatagatgtatttcttttttatgtttcgctgtcaacaaatttgaatttcgtttaaattattttcctatttgattttcaatttctaatttgaGAAAACACGTGcgtttttttaactttttcttttttattatgtgCGCGTGTTcttttttagtattaattaaattttatataattctgATCGATTTTTTATGACGAATTATTTTGATGATCTCGATCGCGTTTCCTTGgcatttaatcaaattttatttcgatttaattTCGTTTGCTTGTCGTTACTTTCAGCGAGCATTTCGatagttgtttttattattcatttaattattattttagtcgATTTGCAATTCGTCATCATTCTcgtttacttattttaattttaagcatttcgctaatttaattgcttttatttcgcTGCTCGACACATTTTATGCTTTTCGTTCGAAAGTCGCCGACAAACTGCGTTGAGATTTTCGAGTAGCGGCcaccaacaaaaaactgaaatcaTTTAGCAGCAgctattttgttattatttaacagCTCTTGTGCAAAAccagcacagcacaacacacaaatgttATGTATTACTAacaagaagcaacaacaaaaacaacgctgaaaacacaacaaaaaataaaaataaaaaaaaacagcagcaaatataTAGCAGCAATATTGGGAGCTCGAGAGCTGAGAGAGAGCCCCAGCGATAAGGTCGTCGTTCGCTCAGTAAATACTAATTAAACAatctaaacaacaacaacagaatgtAAACgaaaagcaacagaaaaacTAGACAACAGTTTCGTAGATAAGCTAAATGCACATTATTAAATGATACGAGTATTGTTGATTGTTATGATGACGCCAAAGAAAGAAAACCCAAAGCGAACCCAAACCGATTCTGTAATATTTTTAGCTGCAGCCACAAGTGCGAGGCCGGCgttcaaaatgtatttcaagGTGGATCTTCACCAAAATTTGTTCAATCACTTTACAAGCAAATATCAGCAGTATTTCATTAGCTATTTGCAGAGTAATTTCGATTTGAAAATTCGTGTGTTAAAGCAACTTCCTATGCAAttgtcgacgacgacgacgatgacgaaaCTTGTTTCTATTAGGCAACATTTAAGTACATTCGATCAATCACATAACTGTTGCTAATCGATCAAATTCGAATTAATTGCTAACTAGCTTAAAATGAGCTTGTACTcgatattaaatttaagtgcATAAAAACTGTTATTACTGCGTTTTAAACGAGAATTCTATTCAAACTAGTTGTAAGATTATAATTATCTAAGCAAATTTGTAAGTGTCTTCTGTTGGCGCCAGTCTAGATCCAAGAGTTGCTTTTAGGCCTCAAGGTTGTTCAAATACTTATTATCTGTGCACacgcatttggcatttgtcTATTGTTAGATAGATTTCTGGGCTCTTTTCATCTGTCAGCGTCAATTGAGAAAAgacttttgtgttgttttggcGCACATTTCTGTTGgcaatattcaatttgattaaagGCAATTTTAAAGCCATCCATTACGAGTTCAAATAGACACAAAAGTACGGGCTCtcataaatgtatgtatgtatgtattcacAGTAATCATTAATCAATGCCAATTCTATGCTCCCTCCTGCCCAGCTGAATTGTCCGCAGgcgaaataccaaaaaaagaacagcgacaatttgatttgtttatttgcatgGATTTCTTGCATTGCTTTTTGCACACTTTATGGCAAATTTATggcataaacaaatacaagaaaaacGGGCCAGCAGCCCCACAGCAAAAGAGCGAATAAAAAACGACAACATGAGCTgtatttgcatgcaaattgagCGCCAAATGCGcatttcaaaattgatttaagATAAAAATGCCTGAAATTGCCTTGAAGTTGCTGCCACGCCGCCTCTAAACTCCAATTGAGTTTGAAAtgccaagcaacagcaacagcaaaagcaaaagattgTATCTGCGTGTATCGGCGTGAAGTATCCCGAagtatctgcatctgcagctttgtatctgtatctatggTTTTCTGTCCAGCTTAATGTGTTTTGATTGCCCTGCAATtcgagtttttattttattttctttagttCAGGCGGAAAATTGAATTACGAGCAACTGTGACCGTAAACTGTGAGTTTTTAGAGCCGCATTTAAATGTTTCTTTGATCTAACAACTTGTGTGCCAAGTTGACAGCTTCATGCGTAATGTTGTCAGTTTTACAGTGGGCCGAATTACTAAGTAAACATTACACTTCCTTTGCTTTATGTGATTCTAATAGATTCTTATTCAATTGGCTCCACTGTgcagcattcagcattcaaCAACTTCCAACAGTTGTGCAAAATTTTTCACACTTTCGTGCGTAAAAGTGTCACATGTGCTGCGGCGTCGCTAATTGCTAAgcaacaaaaagcgaaaaaaagaCTGAAAACTGAAAGCAAAAGTATCTGGCagaaaagtgaagtgaagtcgTCTGCAGACAGTGAATCATACAGCAACGAGGCAAACATAGGCAAGTGTATTTCCTTATCTATTTCTGGTACATCGGACAGTTTCTCACTCACCTGGCACATCAAAGTAGCGATCCCAAGTGCTGTTTCCCTTCGACTCCCTCGGCGAACCGTGGCCATTGCTGAGGCTCAAGCTCAAGCTtaggctgttgttgttgcgatcCATGGAGAGTGAGCTGCCATTGCTGTAGCTGTAGGCGCCAGCCTTGCGTCGCTTGGACGAAGCACGTTCCAGTGTTCGTTCAAAGTCGCTGCAGACCTCATCCAGTGCTTCGTGGAGAAAGGCGCGTGTCTCCGGCGGACTGTTGGCTGGACGGGCATGGCTGAATCCGTTGGTATACTTGTGCGGCTGATAGACGCCAGCGTCGCTCTCGATGCCGCCACGCAGCGAAGAGCAAGTGGAGGAGGCTGTGCCATAGGGTGACTCGGCACGTGGAGCGAGGCCGCCATAGGTGAAGCGTGGCACCGACGACGAGCGTGGCCGATAGCTGGGCGATTGCCCGACCGCCGGGAGTTGGTGTGGCGAATCCGGTTCGCTTTCATGTGCCGCCTGCCAGGGAGATGTAAACAGGTGACAGGTTAATCGAGCGTGAAGTGAGCTACACTTTCAtctttccacacacacacacacactcagatcAAAGCGGAATATTATGACTTACCTCGGCTAAATTGGGCTGCACTCGATTCTCCGCCTGCCAATCGCCACCGAAGAGACTCTCAAAGCCCAGCATAAACTCCATCGATTTGCGTGATCGTCGGCGATCGCGACGCTGCAATTCCTTCTCGCTGGGCTTGGCATTGGCCAAGGCCTCGCAGTAGCGCACGAAATCCAGATCGATGTGGTAGCCATAAGgacagcagttgcagctgcgcaCCGAGCCGGTCAACGATGATGAGCTTGGGGTGCCATTGTTATTGCCCGGCATTTGACGAGCTACAGAgggaaaaaaagagagagagaagggagaCCGGATGAGCATGTTAAATGTATCTCGACTGCAGACAAGTCGTATATCTAAATGTCACTATCAAGGTCACGTCGTCTTGAGTTCATCTGCTTTCGCTTCTTGGTATTGGCCAGACCCAAACAATAAAGCCAACCAGcatatttctctcttttctgcTTTGTTGTGGCAACGTCTGGCTTAGTTTTTGTGCGTGGCAAGCAGCATTTGGCAGTCGGTGCCACACCTGCGTTGGCCAAAACATGTTTCGGCTTTTGGTAatttgagcagcagcagcagcaccaacgaCAAGCTAAGCGCATTTCTCAGAACGTATCCGTGAGATAATTGTGTGTGATTTGCTGgccatatttatatatttaattgcgtCATATAATAACTAATTTGGCTTAATTTAGATAAGGCACCCGGCATCCGATTCACTCGGaaactttgttgcttttattttagaaagattttatataattttcatttgaagcattatttatatagaaacTGGGTCTTCGTAtgaaaaagataaatattatttagatattttcaaCTGAGAAACTGGGTCTTCTTAtgaaaaagataaataatatttagatattttcaattgcaaattgtttttggaaAAACTCAACTCTGAATTTTATAGAACATTACCttgcagtattatttattaagaaacTTTATACGAAAAAGAAagttgtaatttaaattaactatgacttttttacaaattcctaattcataattttatatgatttatttagaACACGAGTTCTAATTTGAATCTACTTTGTCTCATAACACTTGTTACCATGATATTTAAGTACATGCGACCTTTAGTCAGTAAATTTTATATCTAATTAGTCACAGCTATCTTTGGCAGCATTTCAATCAAACTAtccaaaatataatttaatattttgataatacaAATGAGTTCCTCAAACCACAATCAGCAGAATATCATTGAAAGCACTTTGTATGAATATTTGTATCtacaaagcataaaaataagcGACTTTCACTCACTTGTGCTGCAAATTCTATGCAGAGTACGTGGTTGCCGCCTCGTTTCATACCATAGCCAGAGCACCACCAACCACAACAAATTCCAAAGCATTTTCTAGCATGCGTTTGGCATTGGCCcattaaaaaactttaatcGATAATGAGAAATACGCGTTTGTAATGTGCAAGCTACGCGTTTTTCTCTTCAGCCGACCATTTGACGGGCGCGTCCTCAGCCCAACTGGACGATGGCAAAAGAATCGAAATTGTTGTTGAGCTCATCATCAAGCCGCTAAATGGGCGATAAGATACGCAGCATTTAGGGCTCTTATCGTTAGAAAAGCGGTTAAAACAACGCCCAGATACGAATGCAGCGTGAAATGGAGGAAGCTTTTCTGCTTGGTCTCATGTGTAGCGCCATCTACATGTGaagtttgtttaaataaaaccaCTTCACGGTTTCACTTTCAATGCACGATTCgattcattcataaaaagcAAACGTGTTGCTTGTGGGCGTGTGCTTGTGAAAGTGTTGGCTGCACTATGCGGCGTATACGTGTTGTGTGTCAAGCACCGCAATGTTAGCCAGGCCGATTAACCGCATATTGATGAGCTAGTCAGCAGACTGTTGTCGTTGTAATTAACAGCAGTCATGACCATGGCCGATTACGGGGGCGTGCTCTTAATGACGTTGCTTGCCGGCTTAATTATCCACACTGTAATGTTGGACACCAAAACACCCACCCACAAACACTctcacatactcacacacgcacacgcataaTCACAGCTGTTTATTCAGTTTGGCATGTGTTATGGGCGTTGCTTTGTGGGCGTCTAAGAATGCGGTCTGTCTAATGTCGCCTAATTGGTAGCCAAGTGAGTGTCAGGCTAAGTGCTTGTCTGTGTCTTGTCTAAAtgcttgttgctgcaattTCTAATGCTTTTGACTGAAGTCAATCTGCAGCTTTATTTAAGGTAATAGTAAGAGTTAAGTGCACTATAGTGCTTGCAAGAACATACAAGAGTGTAGGCATGTAACAAGAGGCACAGGAAATGATAAGTGCCTAATAAACTTGGGTAAAATTAATGTAATCTCAACAGTtacacaattaaattaattagacATGTGCTTTATTAGGCCGAATCAAAGTTCTAATCTTACTTCATGTATTTCACCTAACtatcaataattgaaaaatactttatatgACAAAAACTGTAGTCTTAGATGCTTTGgtttgtagtagtagtattttattgtagtattttgttgGAATATTATGTGGATATAACATACTTTGATTAGCAATTCGGTATAATTTGAACTGTATGATACATgtacatttcagtattttctctgtatattatttgaatggtatattttgtactctacaatatattttgaatgtaatagtatatcggtattttttttagcctTCAGTCatatttgttggtatattcttTTGAAATGCTTTGGttgataatttggtatatttttaactattaaatatatgttgaatgtaatagtatcaatatatttagtacagacttttattatattttagaattttttctgtatatttttagaaaaataagcaattctttgtatttttttgtatggcCAGAGAGTATGgccgactgtagctttcttacgtATTTCTAAGCAAAACATGACAATGTTTGCACATTTGTAACCAATAAGTTATTATTCGAAATATATGCTGAAAAGAATTACTTGAAACCCTTAAAATTACTCTACGTTAATTGTAATGGACACCAATCCTCAAGCTATTTTTATCCGTCGGAGAAAGCAATGTCCACTCAATGACGCGAAAACATTTTCAAgagtagtttttttttaaatcttttattttcgtAGCCCGCAAATATCAATTCCAATATGTATCAATTTAGTCATCTTACCGCAATGAATAATCATTAGCTTTTAACCCATTCCGTTGCCCACGACTCGCATTGAAACATCACAGATGTTGGCCCAAAACTGTACAACTTAATTTACCCAATCCCGAAGGCACCATAAAAGGTGCCTATTTATTTGCACACTGACATAAATCGCGCACACAGCGcacataaaaattaagaaattagcCCAGTGGACAGGCAGCAAAGCGAGCTACAAGTAAACCTAAATTACGAGTATAGTCCAGACTGCTGAACTGACTCTTTCACTGAGTCAGACTTGGGAATCGATGTTGCGGTCTTAATGGTTAACAGCGTAAAGTATTCATGGCATACCCCCTGAAAAAACCAACCACATCGTATCCTCATTATTACCAACAACTTCATCATGATCAGCGTCCGCTAGTAATGACTAAATTTTCAGTGTGGGCGGCTTGGCCGAGACGCGACCAAGACCAAGTCGaaaacgaagacgaagaagcTGCCCAGCATACGAAATGAAGCCGGCTTGTGAATGAATTTGAAGCCAGAGTCAAAAGAGAAATAAGTCAGTTCAGTGTATGAGAATTTGGACTACTTCCTGATACCCTCGGATTAATGTAAAAAACAATGTAAAAAAAGACGTTTGTGAACGACTTTTAATGtacttttaaattgattgaacTTTCTTATTAGCATATTATACCTATTTATATATAGGTTCTTAAActgtcaacaaaaaaatgagatATAAACTATCcaatttgaatgaaaacaaaatacttatgtgactaaataaatataatagtgctgatttaaattaaaatattctttagtTTATGTCTCCGTCTTCTATTTTCAGTTCACCCAAAATTATCATACCCATTTACCGTTTAACTAGTGGgtattataaaatgaaaacttgtTGTCCAATCCGTGTGTACAATGTTGCACACACGAGGGAGATTGGGTTGAAGCTGCAACGGGTAGGCGgtagttgcagctgcagctaatGAAGTTAACGGTGCAATAGCCGCCGCAACAGCGAATGCAGCCAAAACAACATCTACAGAAATCTCAACAACAAATTACCgtaaagtgcaaaaatataattatgctAAACACGTGCAGCGTCTGTTCAATCTAATTGCCTGACACGACCAAAATGACAACTGCGAGAATTGAAAAACATACGGCATGAAACCGAAAGAAATTGTACAATCATTGCCTTGCAAATTTAATACTCTACATTTTATGCTATACATTATTTGGAATAATAGATATGTACATAAAgatatgcaaaattaaattatatgtgaGAAAGCTAAAGTTGAGTGTGCTCAAGTCATGTCGAAACATAAGTTAAAACCATATTGTGGACTCGGTAAAATGTATTCGAAATTTCACTAACATGaagcatatttggtataccggTATTTGTTTAAGCttataaaatactacaattcaaaaaatgggcaataaaatgtt encodes the following:
- the LOC133840576 gene encoding KN motif and ankyrin repeat domain-containing protein 2 isoform X3; this encodes MSLVLRSQRAFIEENARQMPGNNNGTPSSSSLTGSVRSCNCCPYGYHIDLDFVRYCEALANAKPSEKELQRRDRRRSRKSMEFMLGFESLFGGDWQAENRVQPNLAEAAHESEPDSPHQLPAVGQSPSYRPRSSSVPRFTYGGLAPRAESPYGTASSTCSSLRGGIESDAGVYQPHKYTNGFSHARPANSPPETRAFLHEALDEVCSDFERTLERASSKRRKAGAYSYSNGSSLSMDRNNNSLSLSLSLSNGHGSPRESKGNSTWDRYFDVPDSCMAGNRSPRSSTPRLFQRSNTLPLQQRPSPAEVQYESYVQATVAANAKSPVEQLEQHQAKATPPPPPPRRHHLTATPKAEQANGSPLQSPVSSEAGQTTADAQALCQIREQMALSLKRLKDLEEQVKIIPDMELELNSLRAEKQRLLRRNEDLLRGQRQTPSPPSPGIKNASPVQFTPQRISPVSLESLGARMRSNSVSPSIIRRDVATQAASKVIATRDVAVGVQLATRHVGTQQAEAIYSQLELKQKIERALGDAQQQRLRQLISVGTQMYVPQRDQRDTGVQTVPQRAVLKHNVGISAKPQTRENFTSCKPDVRSVGSSEHRINDVLCEKCAVVKRSVGSGTDEPMEKPKPVPQLPGRSNTFSLGEHEQLAIQRKAVGCQTAMATVHTAASQTITTTVRSTGAQVTPEHQQVATQCGVDTSSRQTDTKGLQRLTRSTIKAEQLMAPLSRPQTRHTGSNTEPEPAPEVVAKPKQRTAHSACNTEQVHKRDVGCGDIVKPHISIACAANYCDSCKEAIQVLARDFSKADIPVEPAAVKATPTIRRSSSADSRIPRPKHLTSPSPVRKQFQRQNTYTVPTTPATPKSPKAERKTRLSSLQEKPPVLVLDATTESQSFIKQPSSKPIATSQDLDFTQLGDDELIVREEKRVSISWSRDASPAPLMSSSATTTASTKSASPEQALTASSDSNVEREISQGARKKSSTPLKSSQSEGSQVTVIERRPQKEPVEAVKAEEEEAKEEVKLKDERPPTKAQLHQLAQAPSEPRQKTELHKEMKDALKVINDSLLKKLGSKPFSSFSLKASKATIGEHWFRISSTGNSNPHEVEDYLDHFESLSVPLLEYCVNLSDSNGNTAMHYAVSHGNFDVVSILLDSKVCNVNQMNNAGYSCVMLVSLAKLKQAAHRTVVERLFQMADVNIRAKKHCQTALMLAVSHGNGDMVSMLLDAGADINIQDEDGSTALMCAAEHGRVDIVKHLLSQQDCDSLIQDVDGSTAFKIAWQAGHRDVGLMLYVHEQMLRSKLPNRGDPIRKSLPLPLRPKPAK
- the LOC133840576 gene encoding KN motif and ankyrin repeat domain-containing protein 2 isoform X1 codes for the protein MSVSLSDIGIGRIGGNGNGSGLPGDLLSYDESKFAQKITHLTPTEQEAVKRFWRSLVLRSQRAFIEENARQMPGNNNGTPSSSSLTGSVRSCNCCPYGYHIDLDFVRYCEALANAKPSEKELQRRDRRRSRKSMEFMLGFESLFGGDWQAENRVQPNLAEAAHESEPDSPHQLPAVGQSPSYRPRSSSVPRFTYGGLAPRAESPYGTASSTCSSLRGGIESDAGVYQPHKYTNGFSHARPANSPPETRAFLHEALDEVCSDFERTLERASSKRRKAGAYSYSNGSSLSMDRNNNSLSLSLSLSNGHGSPRESKGNSTWDRYFDVPDSCMAGNRSPRSSTPRLFQRSNTLPLQQRPSPAEVQYESYVQATVAANAKSPVEQLEQHQAKATPPPPPPRRHHLTATPKAEQANGSPLQSPVSSEAGQTTADAQALCQIREQMALSLKRLKDLEEQVKIIPDMELELNSLRAEKQRLLRRNEDLLRGQRQTPSPPSPGIKNASPVQFTPQRISPVSLESLGARMRSNSVSPSIIRRDVATQAASKVIATRDVAVGVQLATRHVGTQQAEAIYSQLELKQKIERALGDAQQQRLRQLISVGTQMYVPQRDQRDTGVQTVPQRAVLKHNVGISAKPQTRENFTSCKPDVRSVGSSEHRINDVLCEKCAVVKRSVGSGTDEPMEKPKPVPQLPGRSNTFSLGEHEQLAIQRKAVGCQTAMATVHTAASQTITTTVRSTGAQVTPEHQQVATQCGVDTSSRQTDTKGLQRLTRSTIKAEQLMAPLSRPQTRHTGSNTEPEPAPEVVAKPKQRTAHSACNTEQVHKRDVGCGDIVKPHISIACAANYCDSCKEAIQVLARDFSKADIPVEPAAVKATPTIRRSSSADSRIPRPKHLTSPSPVRKQFQRQNTYTVPTTPATPKSPKAERKTRLSSLQEKPPVLVLDATTESQSFIKQPSSKPIATSQDLDFTQLGDDELIVREEKRVSISWSRDASPAPLMSSSATTTASTKSASPEQALTASSDSNVEREISQGARKKSSTPLKSSQSEGSQVTVIERRPQKEPVEAVKAEEEEAKEEVKLKDERPPTKAQLHQLAQAPSEPRQKTELHKEMKDALKVINDSLLKKLGSKPFSSFSLKASKATIGEHWFRISSTGNSNPHEVEDYLDHFESLSVPLLEYCVNLSDSNGNTAMHYAVSHGNFDVVSILLDSKVCNVNQMNNAGYSCVMLVSLAKLKQAAHRTVVERLFQMADVNIRAKKHCQTALMLAVSHGNGDMVSMLLDAGADINIQDEDGSTALMCAAEHGRVDIVKHLLSQQDCDSLIQDVDGSTAFKIAWQAGHRDVGLMLYVHEQMLRSKLPNRGDPIRKSLPLPLRPKPAK